The following nucleotide sequence is from bacterium.
GCGCCATCTCGTGATCGGGGCGGGCGGCTTCGCGCAGGAGGTCGCCTGGACGCTGGACGCCGCGCTGCGCGCCCGGGGCCGCACGACGGAGCTGCGCTTCTTCGACGACGCGGTGCCGCGCGGCGTGCTGCGCTCGGGGCTGGGCGAGGTCGTGGGGACGCTCGCGGAGGTGACGGCGCACACGCACGGCGACGAGGTGCGGCTCGTGCTCGGGCTCGGGCTGCCGCGCACCAAGCGCGCCGTCGTCGAGCGCCTGGCCGACGTCGGCCTGCCGTGGGAGCGCGTCGTCCATCCGAGCGCGCTGGTCGGGCCGGCGTCGCGCGTGGGCGAGGGCTGCTACGTCGCGGCCGGCGCCGTGCTCTCGGTCAACGTGCGGCTCGGCCGCTTCGTGACCGTGAACGTCCACGCGGCGGTGACGCACGACGACGTCATCGGCGACTTCGTGACCCTGCACCCGTCGGTGCATCTCGCCGGACACGTCGTGATCGGCGACCTCGGCGAGCTCGGCACCGGCGCCGCGGTGCTGCCGGGCCACACGCTCGGCAGCGCGACCACGCTCGGGCCGGGCTCGGTGGCGACGCGCTCGCTGCCGGGCGGCGGCACCTGGATCGGCAGCCCGGCCGTGGCGCTGCGGCGGCCCGTGACGGATCAGTCGGTGCGCGGCGACGCGCGCCGCTCGATGACGGCGACCTCGTGAGGCGCGAGCCGCACCCGTACCCACGCCGCGCCGTCGCGGTAGCGGACGCGCCAGGCCGCGCGATGCTCGCGGCCGGCGGCGTCGAAGCGGAAGGCGCGCACCGCGCCGGTGCGGCTCGGCCAGCCGTGCGTGCCGCTGCGTACGGTGACCAGCCGCTCGCGGCCGCGCAGCGTGCCGGGACGAATGGCTTCGGGGGTGAACGG
It contains:
- a CDS encoding acetyltransferase gives rise to the protein MRHLVIGAGGFAQEVAWTLDAALRARGRTTELRFFDDAVPRGVLRSGLGEVVGTLAEVTAHTHGDEVRLVLGLGLPRTKRAVVERLADVGLPWERVVHPSALVGPASRVGEGCYVAAGAVLSVNVRLGRFVTVNVHAAVTHDDVIGDFVTLHPSVHLAGHVVIGDLGELGTGAAVLPGHTLGSATTLGPGSVATRSLPGGGTWIGSPAVALRRPVTDQSVRGDARRSMTATS